The nucleotide sequence CCTTCCGGCGGGACGAGTGGCGCCGGGTCGGGCCGGAGGCGATGGGGCCCATCGGCCCGTACGAAGGCTTGCGGCGGCGGGCCCGGGAGCGATACGTGGAGTCGGTCGCCAAACGGGTCAGGGAGCTGCTGTTGGCCCTGGACGAGGCCGGCCGGTCCGCGGATGGCGCCGACGCCGAGCCCCCCTTGGTGGGGGTGGCCGGGCCCTCGTCCCCCGGGCGAGACCTCCTGGTAGCAGCGCTGCAAGCCTGCGGCATGGAGCCGGTGGCAGTCCCGGTGCCGGGCGGCGGGCGCAAGGGGACACCGGGCGTCGTGGCGATAGCCCGGGTGAGCCCGTCGGGGGAGCGCGTGGAGCTCTGGGAGCACGACGGCCGGCCCGTGGCCGAATCCGTCGTACACGCGCTCTGGGCGCTGTGGCCGGGCGGGCCCGTCGTGGCACTCCCGGTCGAGGCCAGCGACGTGGCCGAAACCGTGGCGAGGGCGTGGGGACGCCGGGTGGAACGCATCTCGCCGTACGCAGGCCACCCGAGCGACGGCGCCGGCCTCACCGCTGCCGACGGCGTCGCCACGGCGTGCCTGGCCTGCGCCCTGGCCGCCCGGTTGGGCCGCATCGAGCACGTGCTCCTCGACGGCCGTCCTGCCCCCAGCCGGCTCGAGCTGGCGGTGCCCGTGGCGTGGAACGAGATCGGCCAGGTGATGCGGCGCCTGGCAGAGCAGTTGGGAGCCACGGCCGAACCGCCCGTCGACGGGCTGAAAGTGCGTCACCCCCGCGGGTGGGCGCTCGTCCGCCCCGACGCCCTGCAGCCCCTGGTACGCCTGCAGGTCGAGGCGGCCACGCTCGACGACGCCCGGGACCTCCTCGAGCAGTACGCCGCCTACGTGCGCACCGCCTCGTCCCCTGCTCCGTGACCCGAGGCGCTCTCCCGAGGCGCTCAAGCCCATGCCTGCCGCTGCCGTGCCCGGATGCCCCGCGCCTAAATAGCCGCCGGGCGCCGGCCGAATCCTGGAACGTGGTAGGAACCTCGAACCCGTTCGAAGAAAGGCGGCCGGGGACCATGGGGGAGGATGGAGGGCCCGGGAGAGCGTTGCCACGGCGGTCTCGGTGGTCTTCTTGCAAGCTGTTGCTCGCGCTCGCGGGCGCGGCGCTGCCCGCTCTCCTCCACCTCGGCGTTCTGGCGGCGCCTGTCCCCGCCTCGGCGCGGGGCTGGGAGCGCCTGGGCACGCAGGTGGCGCCGGCGCCGGCGGTATTGCAGCTGGCGGCGGCGGATCTCGACGGCGACGGGCGCGCCGAGCTCGTGATGGTCGGCCGCGACTACGAGCGCCAGGAGGCCCGCCTGTACGTCCTCGCGTGGCCGGGCGCCCTCCCCGAAGGCGCGGCCCGCGACGGGCCGGGAGAAAGCAGGCAGCTTTTCCATGTGGCCGCGGCGAGCCCGCCGTTCGCCCACCCCCTGAGCCACGTCACGCTGGCGGTGGGGCCGTTTACCCGCCCGCAAGGGCCCGAGATCCTGGTGGCCACCAACAGCCATCTCGTCGTGTGGCACTGGACCGGCGGCAAGCTGGAGCGCGCCTGGGAGGGCAACTACTCCGCCCGCGTGCAGGACCTGGCCCCGGTCGAGCTGCCCGGCGAGCCGGCCGCCCTCGCCCTGGTCTACGTGGAGACCAGGCCGGCGTGGCACTACCTGCTCCGGGTGTGGCACTGGAACGGCAACGCCATGGAGCCGGTCGCCGGCCCCTTCCCCATCGGGCCCGTGCGGGCCATGAGCTCGGGGGACCTGGGCGGGGACGGCGAGAGCGAGGTCGTGGTCGAGACCGGGGAGGGCAACAAGGGGGGCCGGATCGAAGTCTGGCGGTGGACGGGTAGCGCCTTCGTCCAGGCGGGCTCCGCAGCCCTGCGCGACGCTCCGGCTTTCGGCCTGGAGGCCGGGCGGGTGCCGGAGGCGGACCCGAGCAAGGACCTCCTGCTCGTGGCGGACGACAAAGGGCGGACGGCGCTGTACGAATGGACCTCCAAGGGGTTCAGCCGGGTGGGGGGCGTCGTCACGCTGGGATGGAGCCTCGGCGCGGCGACGCTCGGCGACCTGGACGGGGACGGCCGGACCGAGGCGGTGGTCGCCGAATACCCCAATCTGCTGCACGTGTTGCGGTGGGTCCCCTGAGCGTGGCGGCACGAGGGCGCGCCTGAGGAAGACGAGCCGGGTGGGGTCACCACGGCGGTGAAGGAGCGGTAGAGCGTGGCGCAGCGGGAGCGGGCTCCTGAACGGACGACGGTGATCGAGGGCGGAACCCTCATCCATCCTCTGCGGCCGGCCGTGCCCGACGGGGCGGTGGTCATCCGGGGCGACACCATCGTGTACGCCGGGCCCATGGCCGAACTCGACGCGGCGGTGCCGCCGGACGCCACGAGGGTGGACGCTTCGGGGGGGTACGTGGTGCCCGGGTGGGTCGACGTCCACGTTCACGGGGGCGGCGGAGCCGACACCATGGACGCTTCTCCCGAGGGCTTGCGGCGGATGACCCTGGCCCACGCGGCGGCGGGGACGACGGCGCTGCTTTGCACGACGGTGACGGCGTCGCTCGAGCAGACGGTCGAGGCCGAGCGGGCCGTGGCCGAGGCGTACCGGATGCAGCGGCGCTGGTGGAAGCAGGCGCCCGGATCGCAGGTGACCGGCCCGGGCGATCCCGAGGCCTGGGGAGCCCGCATCGCCGGGATCCACCTGGAGGGGCCCTACCTCAACCCCGAACGCAAAGGCGCCCAAAACCCGGCCTACATGCGGGACC is from Limnochorda sp. L945t and encodes:
- a CDS encoding FG-GAP repeat domain-containing protein — its product is MPRRSRWSSCKLLLALAGAALPALLHLGVLAAPVPASARGWERLGTQVAPAPAVLQLAAADLDGDGRAELVMVGRDYERQEARLYVLAWPGALPEGAARDGPGESRQLFHVAAASPPFAHPLSHVTLAVGPFTRPQGPEILVATNSHLVVWHWTGGKLERAWEGNYSARVQDLAPVELPGEPAALALVYVETRPAWHYLLRVWHWNGNAMEPVAGPFPIGPVRAMSSGDLGGDGESEVVVETGEGNKGGRIEVWRWTGSAFVQAGSAALRDAPAFGLEAGRVPEADPSKDLLLVADDKGRTALYEWTSKGFSRVGGVVTLGWSLGAATLGDLDGDGRTEAVVAEYPNLLHVLRWVP